The sequence below is a genomic window from Thioalkalivibrio sp. ALJ12.
AGGCTTGCCGCTTTGCCCACTCAGTGACATTAGAGACGTTGGACGGGGTATCAACCAGCGCGTCATGGACGTAGCCAGCAACCACGCTCATTGCCTCTTCCAAGCCGGACCCCACGGACTGCTGTTTCCAGATCCTTTTAAAATCCACCAGATCCGATCGCTTGGACAGCTTGTCGCCTATATAACTAATGGTGTAGGCCACAATGTTCGCCCGGTACCCGCCCTGGTACCAAGGCTGCTTCGAAACCAACTTCTCGAGATGCCTGAAAATAATCGCCTTCGCGACGATCTCGCGGAAATAGCCTTCGTTGAAGTCAGCGTCTTGGTACTGCCACGCCTTGTCGATGTAATCCGCGAAATTCGCGAAATTCTTCTGCGCGCCCAGACTCACCGTATGCGGAATACACCGCCAGACGTTCTCGAACTTTGCAAGATCGGTCTTGGTAAACACCTGTGACCGCGGGAACTCGATCTGGAACTTCTTCTTCTGGGCTGGCGTGAGGTGCGACTGCTTGTCGAGATACTGTCCCTTGGTTCGCTCGTAAAACCACTTGGTCTCCTGTTGAGCGTCCCCGACGGCAGGCGCATAAAGGCGCCGCGATATCTCCTCGATCCGCTGATGAAAGGGGTGATTCGAAAAGAAATCAGCTTCGCTCACTTTGTTCTGGCTGTTCGCATAGCGCGAAATCCTTGGAACGACTGACTCGGTCTGCTCAGCGTCAACTACCGAAAGCTTCATCTGCACGGCGATCTCGCCTAGATCGGCCTTGTCCTTGTGCAAAGCGTTAAACAGCGAAGCGGTGGTCTGGGCTCCATTGACAATCTGAAGGTTGGTTATAGATCGAATGAGATGTCTGCCATCGTCTACAGTCATCTCGACATCCGATGCTGTCGCTGTGATGCCGTTGTTATAGGCGAAGAACATCCCCGGTTCTTCGTGGATGGTCTTGCGGATCCCTTTGTTTACTTTCCCGCGTGCCTGCAGGAAGTTGCGTACATTCTGCTCCAGCAAACGTGACCCCCATTGCCCGTACAGGCGTGCCAGGTAGTCGCCGGGCATGACCAGCATGTAAGAGGTGTACCCCGTGCCGTGGATCCCCGCAGGCAAGCACTGTATACCGCCGTCGAAATCCTTCTCGAAATCGATGACCAGTTCCTCACGTTCGCTCATCGAGCTTTCGAGGCGGAGCACCTTGGTGAGGTCCCACACCTTGAAATGCACTGGGATGCCGTGCAGATCATCTGGGTCAATGGCGCCGAAGCGCTGGCTTAGCTGCCCGTTACTCAGGACATACATATTAATCTTGTAGATGTCTTTCAGAACATGCTGAAAAAGGTTGGCAATTTCAAAGGCCGCCGAAGTCTCCTCCAAGCCTTCCACGAAGTTCCGGTCAAACGCTTTGTGAAGAAACCGTAGCCCTTTGTTGAAAAGCGGATTCGCTTCAGTGCGGATGAGCGTGTGAAGGTTCTCCTCCGGACGAAAATCGGTAAGGAACAGCGAGAACGTCCCAGTATCCTCGTCCCACGCATAACCGTCTGCACGCCAGTTTCCAGAGGGGTCCCGCGCGAAGTGGGCGCTAAACTCTTCGATCTCGCCAGCATCCTCTAGGTAGCCCGCCATTTTCTCGGCGAACTGACTTTCAAGGAAATCAGAGCCGGCCTGCGCGGAGGCAAGGACGTCCTGATGGAAGCCGTGGTAGAACTCTTCAATTGCCTGCACGGAGCAACTCCTGGAAAACCGGCAACTCAGTACGGTGCTCCTCGCACCAATTGAGATTTACCGAGTAGCGGATACTTTCGACGCCGGGTGGCAGATCCGCGTCCTGAAGCGCCGGGAAGCCCGGTCCGACGTGGTAAGCGGTTGGTTCCGCCGTTACAAACCGTTCCTCGTCGTATTCCCGTCGGTTGATGTAGCCGAAATCGATCAAGCGGATGTCCAGCCGGTCACGCGCCTGCCCACTGGCAAGACGTGTTCTCACGCTTTCGACTACTTGGTTCAGCGAAAGAGCATCCCCCTCAAGCTGCCCGACAGTCGCAATCGGGTAAACCACGAGGTAGAGGTTACCGTCGAACCACAGCTGATCCGCCGAAGAGATCAGCACGCTATTTCGTGAAGGGGGCCTCGACTTCACCTCAACAGCCTGGAATCCGTGGCGGAAATCCTGACTTCCGCCGTCCGGGCCCTCCCAGGTTTCGACCGCGTTCAGCTCGTTGGTCACTACTCCCAGCCAGATATCGCGTAGAAAAAGCAGTTCGGCGAGCAGCCCCCGCTGGGACTCTTCTGAAAGGATGCCCAAGCGTTGACGACGCCAGAGACGTCGCCATACCTCCAGACGCTCAGCAATCCGGCGCGGCAGCGCTTCCGGCTGCACCGTGTGCTCGCAGTAATCGACAAGGTCATCACAGACGTGCCCGAACGGTTCCCGGGCATCCGGTTCGTTAAGGGCAACTTGGATTCGGAACAGACCGGGTCGATCGATCAGCGCCCGGACTTCGAGCCCCTGAATGACAGGAAAATGAGTGCCCGACGGGTCGACATCCGTATTGATGAATAGCAGGCAGCGTCCGCGACTATCCCGGCCGCGATACCAATCCCAGCGTACGTTCGGGCCATAGCGCCTCGCGGTTATCTCGCCCGGCGCCGCCGGAATTCCGATTTCATCCCATGGATCCATCGTCACCGATTTCCTCGTCAACGTCCTCGGTCGCCCCGAACACGCTCTCGATCCATGTCTTGTTAACGACATACTCGACTGCTGGCTCCTTTCGGGACGTCCTTGGGAAACTGATTCCGAAAGCCACCACGTCGGGATCCAGGGTGCGACCTTGTCGTGCTTTCCGGCCCTCGGCGTTCGGATTCAGTTCATACAGGTGAATCCAGTGCAGCATGAGTAGAGGCCGCTCCCTCTTGGCGCGGTAGGCCTTGTCGGGGACGTTACTTTTGCCAGAATTCTCCTGCTGCGCCTCGTGGGCCTGTTCAGGTGTCAGGCCGATCTTCTCGATACCCCGGGACGAGACGCGCTGTCTTCCACCAATCGCATAGCCATGCCAGCGCTTGTATGAAAGGTCAATGCCGGTGCGCTCCTGCTTGAACAGGCGCACACCACACGGCAACTGGAACCTCTTGTCCTCCCTTTTGCCGTCCAGCCCGCAGAGTACGACGTCCCACAGCGCCAGCTCGTCTTCCGCGCCTTTCCGGATGAACTTGCGAATCGGCTCCTGGTAGAGCAGCAGTAGTTCCGGATGCACATGGAACCCTTCAATAAACTCGAGCACATCACTTACGGGAACGCGGTGATGGAACTGGTTCCCGGGACCGCAGCAGAAATCTTCCGGGTTGGATACCCGGTAGCCAGCGATCCGATCCACGAAAGAGTCAAGGAGACGGAAGTTTGCAGCGGTTTCGTCAGGATCGCTGGAAACCTTGTGGGTTTCGATCAGCTCGCTTGAGAGGTCGACTTTGTGTGGAACCTCCTTGCTCGCGCGCATCTTGTTCCGCGCGGTGACGATCAG
It includes:
- a CDS encoding PD-(D/E)XK motif protein; amino-acid sequence: MDPWDEIGIPAAPGEITARRYGPNVRWDWYRGRDSRGRCLLFINTDVDPSGTHFPVIQGLEVRALIDRPGLFRIQVALNEPDAREPFGHVCDDLVDYCEHTVQPEALPRRIAERLEVWRRLWRRQRLGILSEESQRGLLAELLFLRDIWLGVVTNELNAVETWEGPDGGSQDFRHGFQAVEVKSRPPSRNSVLISSADQLWFDGNLYLVVYPIATVGQLEGDALSLNQVVESVRTRLASGQARDRLDIRLIDFGYINRREYDEERFVTAEPTAYHVGPGFPALQDADLPPGVESIRYSVNLNWCEEHRTELPVFQELLRAGN
- a CDS encoding AIPR family protein — protein: MQAIEEFYHGFHQDVLASAQAGSDFLESQFAEKMAGYLEDAGEIEEFSAHFARDPSGNWRADGYAWDEDTGTFSLFLTDFRPEENLHTLIRTEANPLFNKGLRFLHKAFDRNFVEGLEETSAAFEIANLFQHVLKDIYKINMYVLSNGQLSQRFGAIDPDDLHGIPVHFKVWDLTKVLRLESSMSEREELVIDFEKDFDGGIQCLPAGIHGTGYTSYMLVMPGDYLARLYGQWGSRLLEQNVRNFLQARGKVNKGIRKTIHEEPGMFFAYNNGITATASDVEMTVDDGRHLIRSITNLQIVNGAQTTASLFNALHKDKADLGEIAVQMKLSVVDAEQTESVVPRISRYANSQNKVSEADFFSNHPFHQRIEEISRRLYAPAVGDAQQETKWFYERTKGQYLDKQSHLTPAQKKKFQIEFPRSQVFTKTDLAKFENVWRCIPHTVSLGAQKNFANFADYIDKAWQYQDADFNEGYFREIVAKAIIFRHLEKLVSKQPWYQGGYRANIVAYTISYIGDKLSKRSDLVDFKRIWKQQSVGSGLEEAMSVVAGYVHDALVDTPSNVSNVTEWAKRQACWETVRRLDIKLPTSLDKELVSREEVKQERKEARSTQRIDDGIVAQSRVMELGPDYWTKIAQRAADAGELTEKTAGILKIACDPAMRRIPTERQSQILLELVARLES